A single genomic interval of Drosophila virilis strain 15010-1051.87 chromosome 2, Dvir_AGI_RSII-ME, whole genome shotgun sequence harbors:
- the subdued gene encoding anoctamin-1 isoform X5: MTEATLVASNYDDRECSCPREFYQRAELNTSLFFEDCTRSIDFVLAHTINAHEPTEAENAEKRRVFQENLVQQGLEVELSQKDQIYFVKIHAPLEVLRRYAEILKLRMPMKESLCNMRVSERSNRLHNAAHYLSKKVCKSVQIPGLSVVNRSTKSVYSSLKTVCQFFMRNIYVDEQYFPRRAHRFTAIYSRDKEYLFDIRQDCFFTTAVRSRIVEFILDRQRFPAKRHSDMAFGIERLVAEGVYCAAYPLHDGEINEKGTIRELLYTNWASVKKWYRYQPLDDIKEYFGVKIGLYFAWLGYYTYMLLLASIVGVACFLYSWISLKNYVPVKDICLRSNSNITMCPLCDWCEFWNLKETCNYAKITYLIDNPSTVFFAVFMSFWATLFLELWKRYSAEITHRWDLTGFDVHEEHPRPQYLARLEHIEPTRTDYVTNMKEPTVPFWRMKLPATVFSFSVVVLLIALAFVALVAVVVHRMSMLAALKVDGSGMTTSKAIVLAAASAAFVNLCLLYVLNYLYNHLAEYLTELEMWRTQTQFDDSLTLKIYLLQFVNYYASIFYIAFFKGKFVGHPGEYITVFKYRQEECSSGGCLTELCIQLAIIMIGKQAFNTILEVYLPMFWRKVLAIQVGLSRLFGNAVKPDKTKDERWMRDFKLLDWGARSLFPEYLEMVLQYGFVTIFVAAFPLAPFFALLNNILEMRLDAKKLLTHHKRPVSQRVRDIGVWYRILDCIGKLSVITNGFIIAFTSDMIPRLVYRSLKSPDGTLNGYLDFTLSEFRISDSSKLQSLAGDFSNITTCKYTDYREPPTSPEKYHLTSMYYIILACRLGFVVVFENFVALVMILVRWCIPDMSVELRDQIRREVYITNEIIIDQEAQRARFERAKRNYSVVQNPSEQDVDAASVDEPNTKFIQIEKLLTANLSQIEMDSILHGENSTTGISGADC; encoded by the exons ATGACTGAAGCCACATTGGTGGCCAGCAACTACGATGACCGCGAATGCAGTTGTCCACGTGAATTTTACCAAAGAGCCGAGCTCAACACCTCACTATTCTTTGAGGATTGCACGCGTTCGATTGATTTTGTGCTCGCGCACACGATCAATGCACACGAACCGACGGAGGCGGAAAATGCGGAAAAGCGACGCGTATTCCAGGAGAATCTAGTGCAGCAAGGCCTGGAGGTGGAGCTCAGCCAAAAGGACCAAATCTACTTTGTCAAG ATACATGCACCTTTGGAGGTGCTGCGCCGTTATGCGGAGATACTTAAGCTGCGTATGCCCATGAAGGAG tCATTATGTAATATGCGCGTATCCGAAAGATCAAATCGACTACACAATGCGGCGCACTATTTGTCCAAGAAGGTCTGCAAAAGTGTCCAG ATACCCGGTCTATCTGTGGTGAATCGCTCCACGAAAAGTGTATATTCTAGTCTGAAAACAGTCTGTCAATTCTTTATGCGCAATATCTATGTCGACGAGCAATACTTTCCAAGACGTGCGCATCGCTTCACGGCCATTTACAGTCGTGATAAGGAGTATCT gTTCGATATACGTCAGGACTGTTTCTTTACAACCGCAGTCCGTTCGCGTATTGTGGAATTCATTTTGGATCGCCAGCGCTTTCCTGCCAAGCGCCACAGCGACATGGCCTTTGGCATTGAGCGTTTGGTGGCCGAGGGTGTCTACTGTGCTGCCTATCCACTGCATGAT GGCGAAATCAATGAGAAGGGCACCATACGCGAGCTGCTGTACACAAACTGGGCGTCGGTGAAAAAATGGTATCGTTACCAGCCGCTGGATGATATTAAAGAGTACTTTGGCGTTAAGATTG GTCTGTACTTCGCTTGGCTGGGCTACTATACGTATATGCTGTTGCTGGCCTCAATAGTGGGCGTCGCTTGTTTTCTTTACTCCTGGATCTCACTGAAAAACTATGTGCCCGT TAAGGACATTTGCTTGCGCTCAAACTCAAATATAACAATGTGCCCGCTTTGCGACTGGTGTGAATTCTGGAATCTCAAAGAGACTTGCAACTATGCCAAGATAACATACCTAATTGATAATCCAAGTACGGTATTTTTTGCCGtatttatgtcgttttgggcGACATTATTTCTGGAGCTTTGGAAACGATATTCGGCTGAGATAACACATCGCTGGGATTTGACGGGCTTCGATGTGCACGAGGAACACCCCCGGCCGCAGTATTTGGCGCGCCTGGAGCACATTGAACCCACACGCACAGACTATGTGACCAATATGAAGGAACCGACAGTGCCCTTCTGGCGCATGAAGTTGCCAGCGACAGTATTCAGCTTCTCAGTTGTGGTGCTACTCATAGCCTTGGCTTTTGTTGCCCTGGTCGCGGTTGTCGTTCATCGCATGTCCATGCTGGCTGCTCTAAAGGTGGACGGCAGCGGCATGACCACGTCGAAAGCGATTGTTCTGGCCGCTGCATCGGCGGCATTTGTTAATCTTTGCTTGCTTTATGTACTGAACTAT TTGTATAATCACTTGGCCGAGTATTTGACTGAGCTGGAAATGTGGCGCACTCAAACGCAGTTCGACGATTCGTTGACGCTTAAGATTTACCTGTTGCAGTTTGTGAATTATTATGCCTCCATATTTTATATAGCCTTCTTCAAGGGCAAATTCGTTGGCCATCCGGGCGAGTATATAACTGTCTTCAAATACCGTCAAGAGGAG TGCTCCTCGGGCGGCTGTCTGACGGAGCTTTGCATACAACTGGCCATAATAATGATAGGCAAGCAGGCATTCAATACCATATTGGAGGTTTACCTGCCCATGTTTTGGCGCAAAGTACTGGCCATTCAGGTGGGCTTGTCGCGGCTATTTGGCAATGCGGTTAAGCCAGACAAGACCAAGGATGAGCGCTGGATGCGCGATTTCAAGCTGCTCGACTGGGGTGCACGTAGCTTGTTTCCAGAGTATCTGGAAATGGTTTTGCAATATGGATTTGTCACCATTTTTGTGGCTGCCTTTCCGCTTGCTCCGTTCTTTGCGCTTCTCAACAACATACTCGAAATGCGCTTGGATGCCAAAAAGCTGCTGACACATCACAAAAGGCCAGTTTCTCAGCGTGTCAGGGACATAGGTGTCTGGTATCGCATACTGGATTGCATTGGCAAGCTGAGTGTCATCACGAAT GGCTTCATCATTGCCTTCACTTCAGACATGATACCACGTTTGGTCTATCGTAGCTTAAAGTCACCAGATGGTACTCTGAACGGATACTTGGACTTTACCTTGTCCGAGTTCAGAATATCAGACTCCTCTAAGCTACAAAGCCTAGCAGGTGATTTTTCCAACATTACCACGTGCAA ATACACGGACTATCGTGAGCCGCCTACATCACCGGAAAAATATCATTTGACGAGCATGTATTATATTATCTTAGCTTGTCGCTTGGGATTTGTTGTGGTTTTTGAA AACTTTGTGGCCTTAGTGATGATATTGGTACGCTGGTGTATTCCGGACATGAGCGTGGAACTGCGGGACCAAATCCGACGTGAAGTGTACATAACCAATGAGATTATCATAGATCAAGAAGCACAACGCGCGCGTTTTG aaCGTGCGAAACGTAACTATTCAGTTGTACAAAATCCCAGCGAACAAGATGTGGATGCTGCATCTGTAGATGAACCAAATACGAAGTTcatacaaattgaaaagctACTCACCGCGAATCTGTCGCAAATTGAAATGGACTCAATTCTACATGGCGAAAACTCGACCACAGGCATCTCTGGTGCAGACTGCTAG
- the subdued gene encoding anoctamin-1 isoform X2: MLNLDNADADGDADELETPPTLPQPPAQPEEESLRLLAEQSKRPEDVAIQPPYTAPLAPYDMELLQRVGLKGKLVAEGSVWGAGEGKRRLREASGAEAASRFVELERSGIAGKASHLPSESLSLHERRTRFAESSSTLKLPDTAGQVPNGKGSQHRSTSLNQSTPLLPMTEATLVASNYDDRECSCPREFYQRAELNTSLFFEDCTRSIDFVLAHTINAHEPTEAENAEKRRVFQENLVQQGLEVELSQKDQIYFVKIHAPLEVLRRYAEILKLRMPMKESLCNMRVSERSNRLHNAAHYLSKKVCKSVQIPGLSVVNRSTKSVYSSLKTVCQFFMRNIYVDEQYFPRRAHRFTAIYSRDKEYLFDIRQDCFFTTAVRSRIVEFILDRQRFPAKRHSDMAFGIERLVAEGVYCAAYPLHDGEINEKGTIRELLYTNWASVKKWYRYQPLDDIKEYFGVKIGLYFAWLGYYTYMLLLASIVGVACFLYSWISLKNYVPVKDICLRSNSNITMCPLCDWCEFWNLKETCNYAKITYLIDNPSTVFFAVFMSFWATLFLELWKRYSAEITHRWDLTGFDVHEEHPRPQYLARLEHIEPTRTDYVTNMKEPTVPFWRMKLPATVFSFSVVVLLIALAFVALVAVVVHRMSMLAALKVDGSGMTTSKAIVLAAASAAFVNLCLLYVLNYLYNHLAEYLTELEMWRTQTQFDDSLTLKIYLLQFVNYYASIFYIAFFKGKFVGHPGEYITVFKYRQEECSSGGCLTELCIQLAIIMIGKQAFNTILEVYLPMFWRKVLAIQVGLSRLFGNAVKPDKTKDERWMRDFKLLDWGARSLFPEYLEMVLQYGFVTIFVAAFPLAPFFALLNNILEMRLDAKKLLTHHKRPVSQRVRDIGVWYRILDCIGKLSVITNGFIIAFTSDMIPRLVYRSLKSPDGTLNGYLDFTLSEFRISDSSKLQSLAGDFSNITTCKYTDYREPPTSPEKYHLTSMYYIILACRLGFVVVFENFVALVMILVRWCIPDMSVELRDQIRREVYITNEIIIDQEAQRARFERAKRNYSVVQNPSEQDVDAASVDEPNTKFIQIEKLLTANLSQIEMDSILHGENSTTGISGADC, encoded by the exons ATGCTAAATTTAGAtaatgccgatgccgatggcGATGCAGATGAGCTGGAAACGCCGCCTACATTGCCCCAACCGCCAGCTCAGCCCGAGGAAGAGTCCCTCCGGCTGCTGGCAGAGCAGAGCAAGCGACCAGAAGATGTTGCGATTCAGCCGCCCTACACGGCTCCATTGGCCCCCTACGACATGGAGCTGTTGCAGCGAGTTGGCCTAAAGGGCAAGCTGGTAGCCGAAGGCAGCGTATGGGGGGCAGGCGAGGGCAAGCGGAGACTAAGAGAGGCGAGCGGCGCGGAAGCTGCGAGCCGGTTTGTGGAACTTGAGCGGAGCGGCATTGCCGGAAAAGCCAGCCACTTACCGAGTGAATCACTCAGCTTGCACGAGAGACGAACCAGATTTGCGGAGAG CTCGTCCACCCTAAAACTGCCAGACACTGCCGGGCAAGTGCCCAACGGCAAGGGTAGCCAACATAggagcaccagcttaaatcaGTCTACTCCACTGCTGCCAATGACTGAAGCCACATTGGTGGCCAGCAACTACGATGACCGCGAATGCAGTTGTCCACGTGAATTTTACCAAAGAGCCGAGCTCAACACCTCACTATTCTTTGAGGATTGCACGCGTTCGATTGATTTTGTGCTCGCGCACACGATCAATGCACACGAACCGACGGAGGCGGAAAATGCGGAAAAGCGACGCGTATTCCAGGAGAATCTAGTGCAGCAAGGCCTGGAGGTGGAGCTCAGCCAAAAGGACCAAATCTACTTTGTCAAG ATACATGCACCTTTGGAGGTGCTGCGCCGTTATGCGGAGATACTTAAGCTGCGTATGCCCATGAAGGAG tCATTATGTAATATGCGCGTATCCGAAAGATCAAATCGACTACACAATGCGGCGCACTATTTGTCCAAGAAGGTCTGCAAAAGTGTCCAG ATACCCGGTCTATCTGTGGTGAATCGCTCCACGAAAAGTGTATATTCTAGTCTGAAAACAGTCTGTCAATTCTTTATGCGCAATATCTATGTCGACGAGCAATACTTTCCAAGACGTGCGCATCGCTTCACGGCCATTTACAGTCGTGATAAGGAGTATCT gTTCGATATACGTCAGGACTGTTTCTTTACAACCGCAGTCCGTTCGCGTATTGTGGAATTCATTTTGGATCGCCAGCGCTTTCCTGCCAAGCGCCACAGCGACATGGCCTTTGGCATTGAGCGTTTGGTGGCCGAGGGTGTCTACTGTGCTGCCTATCCACTGCATGAT GGCGAAATCAATGAGAAGGGCACCATACGCGAGCTGCTGTACACAAACTGGGCGTCGGTGAAAAAATGGTATCGTTACCAGCCGCTGGATGATATTAAAGAGTACTTTGGCGTTAAGATTG GTCTGTACTTCGCTTGGCTGGGCTACTATACGTATATGCTGTTGCTGGCCTCAATAGTGGGCGTCGCTTGTTTTCTTTACTCCTGGATCTCACTGAAAAACTATGTGCCCGT TAAGGACATTTGCTTGCGCTCAAACTCAAATATAACAATGTGCCCGCTTTGCGACTGGTGTGAATTCTGGAATCTCAAAGAGACTTGCAACTATGCCAAGATAACATACCTAATTGATAATCCAAGTACGGTATTTTTTGCCGtatttatgtcgttttgggcGACATTATTTCTGGAGCTTTGGAAACGATATTCGGCTGAGATAACACATCGCTGGGATTTGACGGGCTTCGATGTGCACGAGGAACACCCCCGGCCGCAGTATTTGGCGCGCCTGGAGCACATTGAACCCACACGCACAGACTATGTGACCAATATGAAGGAACCGACAGTGCCCTTCTGGCGCATGAAGTTGCCAGCGACAGTATTCAGCTTCTCAGTTGTGGTGCTACTCATAGCCTTGGCTTTTGTTGCCCTGGTCGCGGTTGTCGTTCATCGCATGTCCATGCTGGCTGCTCTAAAGGTGGACGGCAGCGGCATGACCACGTCGAAAGCGATTGTTCTGGCCGCTGCATCGGCGGCATTTGTTAATCTTTGCTTGCTTTATGTACTGAACTAT TTGTATAATCACTTGGCCGAGTATTTGACTGAGCTGGAAATGTGGCGCACTCAAACGCAGTTCGACGATTCGTTGACGCTTAAGATTTACCTGTTGCAGTTTGTGAATTATTATGCCTCCATATTTTATATAGCCTTCTTCAAGGGCAAATTCGTTGGCCATCCGGGCGAGTATATAACTGTCTTCAAATACCGTCAAGAGGAG TGCTCCTCGGGCGGCTGTCTGACGGAGCTTTGCATACAACTGGCCATAATAATGATAGGCAAGCAGGCATTCAATACCATATTGGAGGTTTACCTGCCCATGTTTTGGCGCAAAGTACTGGCCATTCAGGTGGGCTTGTCGCGGCTATTTGGCAATGCGGTTAAGCCAGACAAGACCAAGGATGAGCGCTGGATGCGCGATTTCAAGCTGCTCGACTGGGGTGCACGTAGCTTGTTTCCAGAGTATCTGGAAATGGTTTTGCAATATGGATTTGTCACCATTTTTGTGGCTGCCTTTCCGCTTGCTCCGTTCTTTGCGCTTCTCAACAACATACTCGAAATGCGCTTGGATGCCAAAAAGCTGCTGACACATCACAAAAGGCCAGTTTCTCAGCGTGTCAGGGACATAGGTGTCTGGTATCGCATACTGGATTGCATTGGCAAGCTGAGTGTCATCACGAAT GGCTTCATCATTGCCTTCACTTCAGACATGATACCACGTTTGGTCTATCGTAGCTTAAAGTCACCAGATGGTACTCTGAACGGATACTTGGACTTTACCTTGTCCGAGTTCAGAATATCAGACTCCTCTAAGCTACAAAGCCTAGCAGGTGATTTTTCCAACATTACCACGTGCAA ATACACGGACTATCGTGAGCCGCCTACATCACCGGAAAAATATCATTTGACGAGCATGTATTATATTATCTTAGCTTGTCGCTTGGGATTTGTTGTGGTTTTTGAA AACTTTGTGGCCTTAGTGATGATATTGGTACGCTGGTGTATTCCGGACATGAGCGTGGAACTGCGGGACCAAATCCGACGTGAAGTGTACATAACCAATGAGATTATCATAGATCAAGAAGCACAACGCGCGCGTTTTG aaCGTGCGAAACGTAACTATTCAGTTGTACAAAATCCCAGCGAACAAGATGTGGATGCTGCATCTGTAGATGAACCAAATACGAAGTTcatacaaattgaaaagctACTCACCGCGAATCTGTCGCAAATTGAAATGGACTCAATTCTACATGGCGAAAACTCGACCACAGGCATCTCTGGTGCAGACTGCTAG
- the subdued gene encoding anoctamin-1 isoform X1, giving the protein MLNLDNADADGDADELETPPTLPQPPAQPEEESLRLLAEQSKRPEDVAIQPPYTAPLAPYDMELLQRVGLKGKLVAEGSVWGAGEGKRRLREASGAEAASRFVELERSGIAGKASHLPSESLSLHERRTRFAESSSSTLKLPDTAGQVPNGKGSQHRSTSLNQSTPLLPMTEATLVASNYDDRECSCPREFYQRAELNTSLFFEDCTRSIDFVLAHTINAHEPTEAENAEKRRVFQENLVQQGLEVELSQKDQIYFVKIHAPLEVLRRYAEILKLRMPMKESLCNMRVSERSNRLHNAAHYLSKKVCKSVQIPGLSVVNRSTKSVYSSLKTVCQFFMRNIYVDEQYFPRRAHRFTAIYSRDKEYLFDIRQDCFFTTAVRSRIVEFILDRQRFPAKRHSDMAFGIERLVAEGVYCAAYPLHDGEINEKGTIRELLYTNWASVKKWYRYQPLDDIKEYFGVKIGLYFAWLGYYTYMLLLASIVGVACFLYSWISLKNYVPVKDICLRSNSNITMCPLCDWCEFWNLKETCNYAKITYLIDNPSTVFFAVFMSFWATLFLELWKRYSAEITHRWDLTGFDVHEEHPRPQYLARLEHIEPTRTDYVTNMKEPTVPFWRMKLPATVFSFSVVVLLIALAFVALVAVVVHRMSMLAALKVDGSGMTTSKAIVLAAASAAFVNLCLLYVLNYLYNHLAEYLTELEMWRTQTQFDDSLTLKIYLLQFVNYYASIFYIAFFKGKFVGHPGEYITVFKYRQEECSSGGCLTELCIQLAIIMIGKQAFNTILEVYLPMFWRKVLAIQVGLSRLFGNAVKPDKTKDERWMRDFKLLDWGARSLFPEYLEMVLQYGFVTIFVAAFPLAPFFALLNNILEMRLDAKKLLTHHKRPVSQRVRDIGVWYRILDCIGKLSVITNGFIIAFTSDMIPRLVYRSLKSPDGTLNGYLDFTLSEFRISDSSKLQSLAGDFSNITTCKYTDYREPPTSPEKYHLTSMYYIILACRLGFVVVFENFVALVMILVRWCIPDMSVELRDQIRREVYITNEIIIDQEAQRARFERAKRNYSVVQNPSEQDVDAASVDEPNTKFIQIEKLLTANLSQIEMDSILHGENSTTGISGADC; this is encoded by the exons ATGCTAAATTTAGAtaatgccgatgccgatggcGATGCAGATGAGCTGGAAACGCCGCCTACATTGCCCCAACCGCCAGCTCAGCCCGAGGAAGAGTCCCTCCGGCTGCTGGCAGAGCAGAGCAAGCGACCAGAAGATGTTGCGATTCAGCCGCCCTACACGGCTCCATTGGCCCCCTACGACATGGAGCTGTTGCAGCGAGTTGGCCTAAAGGGCAAGCTGGTAGCCGAAGGCAGCGTATGGGGGGCAGGCGAGGGCAAGCGGAGACTAAGAGAGGCGAGCGGCGCGGAAGCTGCGAGCCGGTTTGTGGAACTTGAGCGGAGCGGCATTGCCGGAAAAGCCAGCCACTTACCGAGTGAATCACTCAGCTTGCACGAGAGACGAACCAGATTTGCGGAGAG CAGCTCGTCCACCCTAAAACTGCCAGACACTGCCGGGCAAGTGCCCAACGGCAAGGGTAGCCAACATAggagcaccagcttaaatcaGTCTACTCCACTGCTGCCAATGACTGAAGCCACATTGGTGGCCAGCAACTACGATGACCGCGAATGCAGTTGTCCACGTGAATTTTACCAAAGAGCCGAGCTCAACACCTCACTATTCTTTGAGGATTGCACGCGTTCGATTGATTTTGTGCTCGCGCACACGATCAATGCACACGAACCGACGGAGGCGGAAAATGCGGAAAAGCGACGCGTATTCCAGGAGAATCTAGTGCAGCAAGGCCTGGAGGTGGAGCTCAGCCAAAAGGACCAAATCTACTTTGTCAAG ATACATGCACCTTTGGAGGTGCTGCGCCGTTATGCGGAGATACTTAAGCTGCGTATGCCCATGAAGGAG tCATTATGTAATATGCGCGTATCCGAAAGATCAAATCGACTACACAATGCGGCGCACTATTTGTCCAAGAAGGTCTGCAAAAGTGTCCAG ATACCCGGTCTATCTGTGGTGAATCGCTCCACGAAAAGTGTATATTCTAGTCTGAAAACAGTCTGTCAATTCTTTATGCGCAATATCTATGTCGACGAGCAATACTTTCCAAGACGTGCGCATCGCTTCACGGCCATTTACAGTCGTGATAAGGAGTATCT gTTCGATATACGTCAGGACTGTTTCTTTACAACCGCAGTCCGTTCGCGTATTGTGGAATTCATTTTGGATCGCCAGCGCTTTCCTGCCAAGCGCCACAGCGACATGGCCTTTGGCATTGAGCGTTTGGTGGCCGAGGGTGTCTACTGTGCTGCCTATCCACTGCATGAT GGCGAAATCAATGAGAAGGGCACCATACGCGAGCTGCTGTACACAAACTGGGCGTCGGTGAAAAAATGGTATCGTTACCAGCCGCTGGATGATATTAAAGAGTACTTTGGCGTTAAGATTG GTCTGTACTTCGCTTGGCTGGGCTACTATACGTATATGCTGTTGCTGGCCTCAATAGTGGGCGTCGCTTGTTTTCTTTACTCCTGGATCTCACTGAAAAACTATGTGCCCGT TAAGGACATTTGCTTGCGCTCAAACTCAAATATAACAATGTGCCCGCTTTGCGACTGGTGTGAATTCTGGAATCTCAAAGAGACTTGCAACTATGCCAAGATAACATACCTAATTGATAATCCAAGTACGGTATTTTTTGCCGtatttatgtcgttttgggcGACATTATTTCTGGAGCTTTGGAAACGATATTCGGCTGAGATAACACATCGCTGGGATTTGACGGGCTTCGATGTGCACGAGGAACACCCCCGGCCGCAGTATTTGGCGCGCCTGGAGCACATTGAACCCACACGCACAGACTATGTGACCAATATGAAGGAACCGACAGTGCCCTTCTGGCGCATGAAGTTGCCAGCGACAGTATTCAGCTTCTCAGTTGTGGTGCTACTCATAGCCTTGGCTTTTGTTGCCCTGGTCGCGGTTGTCGTTCATCGCATGTCCATGCTGGCTGCTCTAAAGGTGGACGGCAGCGGCATGACCACGTCGAAAGCGATTGTTCTGGCCGCTGCATCGGCGGCATTTGTTAATCTTTGCTTGCTTTATGTACTGAACTAT TTGTATAATCACTTGGCCGAGTATTTGACTGAGCTGGAAATGTGGCGCACTCAAACGCAGTTCGACGATTCGTTGACGCTTAAGATTTACCTGTTGCAGTTTGTGAATTATTATGCCTCCATATTTTATATAGCCTTCTTCAAGGGCAAATTCGTTGGCCATCCGGGCGAGTATATAACTGTCTTCAAATACCGTCAAGAGGAG TGCTCCTCGGGCGGCTGTCTGACGGAGCTTTGCATACAACTGGCCATAATAATGATAGGCAAGCAGGCATTCAATACCATATTGGAGGTTTACCTGCCCATGTTTTGGCGCAAAGTACTGGCCATTCAGGTGGGCTTGTCGCGGCTATTTGGCAATGCGGTTAAGCCAGACAAGACCAAGGATGAGCGCTGGATGCGCGATTTCAAGCTGCTCGACTGGGGTGCACGTAGCTTGTTTCCAGAGTATCTGGAAATGGTTTTGCAATATGGATTTGTCACCATTTTTGTGGCTGCCTTTCCGCTTGCTCCGTTCTTTGCGCTTCTCAACAACATACTCGAAATGCGCTTGGATGCCAAAAAGCTGCTGACACATCACAAAAGGCCAGTTTCTCAGCGTGTCAGGGACATAGGTGTCTGGTATCGCATACTGGATTGCATTGGCAAGCTGAGTGTCATCACGAAT GGCTTCATCATTGCCTTCACTTCAGACATGATACCACGTTTGGTCTATCGTAGCTTAAAGTCACCAGATGGTACTCTGAACGGATACTTGGACTTTACCTTGTCCGAGTTCAGAATATCAGACTCCTCTAAGCTACAAAGCCTAGCAGGTGATTTTTCCAACATTACCACGTGCAA ATACACGGACTATCGTGAGCCGCCTACATCACCGGAAAAATATCATTTGACGAGCATGTATTATATTATCTTAGCTTGTCGCTTGGGATTTGTTGTGGTTTTTGAA AACTTTGTGGCCTTAGTGATGATATTGGTACGCTGGTGTATTCCGGACATGAGCGTGGAACTGCGGGACCAAATCCGACGTGAAGTGTACATAACCAATGAGATTATCATAGATCAAGAAGCACAACGCGCGCGTTTTG aaCGTGCGAAACGTAACTATTCAGTTGTACAAAATCCCAGCGAACAAGATGTGGATGCTGCATCTGTAGATGAACCAAATACGAAGTTcatacaaattgaaaagctACTCACCGCGAATCTGTCGCAAATTGAAATGGACTCAATTCTACATGGCGAAAACTCGACCACAGGCATCTCTGGTGCAGACTGCTAG